The following proteins are co-located in the Osmia bicornis bicornis unplaced genomic scaffold, iOsmBic2.1, whole genome shotgun sequence genome:
- the LOC123989236 gene encoding uncharacterized protein LOC123989236 — MLTNRTVTASLGEETVRADVARGCPQGGVLSPLLWTLVVDELIRILTTEGFEVQDYADDLTITVRSRHPLDLARRLQKAITLVESWCRSHSLSVNPSKTELVLFTRRRRFYFKAPHLFGTQLQLTDEVKYLGVTLDKKLTWKNHVNKQTQKAISTYWACRRMFGPTWELKPRMVRWIYQAILEPIITYASIVWWTSMKRGVHKRTIEKVYRIALLGITGALPTTPTMAMGALLDIKPPHLVVMATAWRAAIRLYQAEEWYQSSGGHTEILRDQGSELILTHGGGGCKTEYLFRREYDLIIPEKEKWLEDPNGILTPGGLVWFTDGSKTGAGTGAGVAGESPRVEMTHKLGHHVTVFQAEVFAIWACAKYNLDRAHSGKHIYICSDSLAALRALHKVEVRSKLARDCALTLRQLSLNNRVKLIWVPGHAGIPGNERANELARQGPISSQPCHEYPIGVSTHALKGLAKDRLNQEFTRLWHNANGMRHTRALFEGPSQKLGDTLTHLDRAQQRMLVGLVTGHWYTRKHLARMGLIEESKCEEEDETPLHVLLRCRELRALRGSILGTSEPASLSTSAGLVPVLLNFATEAQLPRHSQ; from the coding sequence ATGCTGACGAATAGAACAGTCACAGCAAGCCTGGGAGAGGAGACGGTGAGGGCCGACGTCGCGAGGGGCTGCCCGCAGGGAGGAGTCCTGTCCCCCCTGCTGTGGACCCTCGTGGTTGACGAACTCATACGTATACTCACCACAGAAGGCTTTGAGGTTCAGGATTACGCCGACGACCTCACGATCACGGTTAGAAGCAGACACCCACTAGATTTAGCGAGGAGGTTGCAAAAGGCAATCACACTTGTGGAATCCTGGTGTCGATCACACTCGCTCTCGGTAAACCCGAGCAAAACGGAGTTGGTCCTATTTACAAGAAGAAGacgcttttattttaaggcTCCTCATCTTTTTGGGACGCAACTACAACTCACAGATGAGGTAAAATATCTTGGAGTAACACTAGATAAAAAACTCACCTGGAAGAACCATGTGAATAAGCAGACCCAGAAAGCAATTAGCACCTACTGGGCCTGCCGCAGAATGTTTGGCCCCACATGGGAACTCAAACCAAGGATGGTCAGGTGGATATACCAGGCCATCCTTGAACCTATTATAACATACGCCTCGATTGTGTGGTGGACCTCCATGAAGAGGGGAGTACACAAAAGGACAATAGAAAAAGTATACCGAATAGCGTTGCTGGGGATAACAGGTGCGCTCCCCACCACGCCCACTATGGCAATGGGTGCACTGCTCGATATAAAGCCACCCCATCTAGTAGTGATGGCAACGGCTTGGAGAGCGGCCATCCGCCTGTATCAAGCTGAAGAATGGTACCAGTCGAGCGGTGGGCACACCGAAATCTTAAGGGATCAGGGATCGGAATTAATTCTGACCCACGGGGGAGGCGGCTGCAAGACGGAGTACCTCTTCAGACGGGAATACGACCTAATCATCCCAGAAAAGGAGAAATGGCTGGAAGACCCTAACGGCATCCTGACTCCGGGGGGACTAGTCTGGTTCACAGACGGTTCCAAGACCGGAGCTGGCACCGGAGCCGGGGTAGCGGGGGAAAGCCCAAGGGTCGAAATGACCCACAAGCTGGGCCACCACGTTACGGTCTTCCAAGCAGAAGTGTTTGCCATCTGGGCCTGCGCCAAATACAACTTGGATAGGGCCCACTCAGGAAAACACATCTATATTTGCAGTGACAGCCTGGCCGCGCTAAGAGCCCTCCACAAAGTGGAAGTTAGGTCGAAGCTAGCCAGGGACTGTGCACTGACACTGAGACAGCTATCTCTGAACAACAGAGTTAAGCTGATATGGGTACCAGGTCATGCTGGAATCCCAGGAAATGAGAGGGCTAACGAACTGGCACGACAGGGGCCGATAAGCTCCCAGCCATGCCATGAGTACCCCATTGGAGTCTCAACCCACGCGTTGAAAGGCCTGGCTAAGGACCGGTTGAACCAGGAATTTACCAGGCTCTGGCATAACGCTAACGGCATGAGACACACGAGGGCCCTATTTGAGGGACCGTCACAAAAGCTGGGGGACACCTTAACCCACCTGGACAGGGCGCAACAGCGCATGCTCGTGGGACTAGTGACAGGACactggtacacgaggaaacacctcgcGCGCATGGGACTCATAGAGGAGTCGAAATGCGAGGAAGAGGACGAAACACCTCTCCACGTACTTCTAAGATGCAGGGAGCTGAGGGCCCTGAGAGGATCAATCCTGGGGACCTCGGAACCCGCATCTTTAAGCACTTCGGCTGGCCTGGTGCCGGTGCTTCTAAATTTCGCAACAGAAGCCCAGCTGCCAAGGCACAGTCAGTAA
- the LOC123989235 gene encoding uncharacterized protein LOC123989235, with translation MGPGGEHNAPALTKRDWTTSDTNKVPEGTRFSQINLQHCKAATDILLYRLTMGQTDIALIQEPWIHKERVGGLNTGCGSLYYDTTSTRPRACIFVKKEITALKLNEFCTTDLSAVKVKLNLGGNTSELVVCSAYLPYDSEDPPPTRELRALIDHCAVNGLHLVIGCDANSHHTVWGSTNTNGRGTALLEYLATTGLEILNIGSSPTFVTSRRQEVIDRTLGSAKVTQVIKQWKVRDESTLSDHRLITFELKDDREGGTGEAYRNPWKGG, from the coding sequence ATGGGCCCCGGCGGGGAACATAACGCGCCTGCTTTAACCAAGCGAGACTGGACCACATCTGACACCAACAAGGTGCCAGAAGGTACCAGATTCTCGCAAATCAATTTGCAACATTGCAAGGCGGCAACAGACATCCTCCTATACCGCCTAACGATGGGGCAGACAGACATAGCCCTCATACAGGAACCTTGGATTCACAAGGAACGTGTAGGAGGGCTAAACACGGGATGTGGCTCACTCTACTATGATACTACATCCACAAGGCCCAGGGCCTGCATCTTCGTTAAAAAGGAGATAACGGCCCTGAAACTCAATGAATTCTGTACAACTGATCTTTCAGCGGTTAAGGTTAAACTTAACCTCGGGGGGAATACGTCAGAGCTGGTGGTATGCTCGGCGTACCTGCCGTACGACTCGGAGGACCCTCCACCTACGAGGGAACTCAGAGCCCTGATAGATCACTGTGCGGTCAATGGTCTGCACCTGGTGATCGGCTGCGACGCCAACTCGCACCACACCGTATGGGGCAGCACAAACACCAACGGCAGAGGCACAGCACTGCTGGAATACCTCGCCACCACGGGCCTGGAGATCCTTAACATAGGCTCCTCCCCCACCTTTGTCACCTCCCGTAGACAGGAGGTGATTGATCGGACCCTAGGCTCTGCCAAGGTGACACAGGTCATCAAACAGTGGAAGGTACGGGACGAGAGCACACTCTCGGACCACCGCCTTATCACTTTTGAATTAAAAGACGACAGGGAGGGCGGCACTGGTGAGGCCTACAGGAACCCCTGGAAGGGAGGCTAA